Proteins co-encoded in one Quercus robur chromosome 8, dhQueRobu3.1, whole genome shotgun sequence genomic window:
- the LOC126696614 gene encoding uncharacterized protein LOC126696614: MSISRSPAKEYSSMPKRAQMDIPLVLGFSDEDKVETIQPHDDTLVVTLRIGGYDVKRVMIDQGSAADIMYPDLYKGLNLKPENLAAYSSPLMSFEGRMVVPKGLIRLPVQTSTDVVEVDLIVVDIFSLYTTIMGRPWLHTLRAVSSTLH, encoded by the coding sequence ATGTCGATATCCCGATCTCCAGCCAAGGAATATAGCTCAATGCCTAAGAGAGCCCAGATGGACATCCcgttggttttgggtttttcagaTGAGGACAAGGTTGAaaccatacagccccatgatGACACTCTTGTGGTCACGTTGAGAATTGGCGGgtacgatgtgaaaagggtgatgattgacCAAGGCAGTGCTGCTGAtataatgtaccctgacttaTATAAGGGGCTAAATTTGAAACCTGAGAACTTGGCGGCCTACAGTTCTCCTCTGATGAGCTTTGAGGGAAGAATGGTCGTCCCAAAGGGTCTGATCAGATTACCTGTGCAGACCAGTacggatgtggtggaggtggacctCATCGTCGTGGACATTTTCTCTCTATACACCACCATTAtgggcagaccttggcttcatacaCTTAGGGCTGTCTCCTCTACTCTACATTAA